Proteins encoded in a region of the Pangasianodon hypophthalmus isolate fPanHyp1 chromosome 21, fPanHyp1.pri, whole genome shotgun sequence genome:
- the pcsk7 gene encoding proprotein convertase subtilisin/kexin type 7: MASSPFPLFTALVLLTSLPLRSCFSLDSPTPLRSCEPGRSWVVQLSHSSEPHEDSLDELAKRVALEAGLESHGQIGQLHGHYLLCQVTDEEEHPPAAGQTLDAHPHVVWHSQENILRRSKRGLMFNDPKYPSQWHLHNDVRRGMDINVTGVWEQNITGAGVTVVVVDDGLQHTLEDIQPNYSPEGSYDLNSNDPDPMPHPDSHSDNHHGTRCAGEIAAVPNNSFCAVGVAYGSKVAGIRVLDGPLTDSMEAVAFNKHYQVNDVYSCSWGPDDDGRTVDGPHPLGQAALKHGVLAGRRGFGSIFVVASGNGGLYNDNCNYDGYANSIYTVTIGAVDENGKMPFYAEECASMLAVTFSSGGRQLRSIVTSDWSLQQGTGCTEGHTGTSAAAPLAAGMVALMLQVRPCLTWRDIQHIITYTATQYDTDVDWETNGAGFHHSHKHGFGLLNAWRLVNAAKVWETVPLLASYQSPVLREGGTIPAFPNKLILTWNVTAVDLRQSGIETLEHVAVMVTITHPRRGNIEIVLVCPSGMTSLIGAKRALDTDATGFTDWTFSTVRCWGEKAVGQYMLHVTDHRDASYSLGTLKHWKLTLYGSEMSFQEVLNRQRFVEEAMSGQFLNSNFSMPCPPGLDIPPEVELPFTSNTLKILLLLGCFALCWSLYYMLELMLTHLHWRGTAAAKDGQFLEMQMLTDLEAKMPLIGNDDDT, encoded by the exons ATGGCATCATCCCCCTTCCCCCTTTTCACTGCCCTGGTACTCCTGACATCTCTCCCTCTGCGGTCCTGTTTCTCACTTGATTCTCCAACTCCCCTGCGCTCCTGTGAGCCTGGGCGCTCGTGGGTGGTGCAGCTGAGCCACAGTTCTGAGCCACATGAAGACTCCCTGGATGAGCTGGCTAAACGTGTGGCACTGGAGGCTGGGCTTGAGAGCCACGGGCAGATCGGGCAGCTCCATGGCCACTACCTGCTCTGCCAGGTGACGGACGAAGAGGAACACCCCCCAGCAGCTGGCCAGACATTAGACGCCCACCCTCACGTGGTCTGGCACTCGCAGGAGAACATTCTGCGCAGGTCCAAGAGGGGCTTGATGTTCAACGATCCCAAATACCCAAGCCAGTGGCATTTG CACAATGATGTGAGGCGCGGCATGGACATCAACGTGACCGGCGTGTGGGAGCAGAACATCACCGGTGCAGGCGTCACCGTGGTCGTAGTGGACGATGGCTTGCAGCACACACTGGAGGACATTCAGCCCAACTAT TCTCCAGAAGGCAGCTATGATCTGAATTCGAACGATCCGGATCCAATGCCACACCCAGACTCGCACAGCGATAATCACCACGGCACACGCTGTGCAGGCGAGATCGCTGCAGTGCCTAACAACAGCTTCTGTGCTGTGGGAGTTGCATACGGCAGCAAGGTGGCAG GTATCAGAGTTCTGGATGGACCCCTCACGGACAGCATGGAGGCCGTGgcttttaataaacattaccAGGTCAACGATGTTTACAGCTGCag CTGGGGACCAGATGACGATGGACGGACTGTTGATGGACCACATCCCCTGGGCCAG GCAGCACTAAAACATGGAGTTCTAGCTGGCAGAAGAGGCTTTGGGAGTATCTTTGTTGTCGCCAGTGGCAATGGAGGCTTGTATAATGACAACTGCAACTACGATGGCTATGCTAACTCTATCTACACAGTCACtattg gagcaGTAGATGAGAACGGGAAGATGCCATTCTACGCAGAAGAGTGTGCTTCCATGCTGGCTGTGACTTTCAGCAGCGGAGGAAGACAACTGCGCAGCATC gtgacaTCAGACTGGTCACTCCAGCAGGGGACAGGCTGTACTGAAGGGCACACAGGTACGTCAGCAGCAGCTCCTTTGGCAGCTGGCATGGTGGCACTGATGCTGCAGGTGCGACCCTGCTTAACGTGGCGAGACATTCAGCACATCATCACGTACACGGCTACACAG tatGACACGGATGTAGATTGGGAGACCAACGGCGCCGGCTTCCACCACAGCCACAAGCATGGGTTCGGCCTGCTCAATGCCTGGAGACTGGTCAATGCTGCCAAG gtttgggAGACCGTGCCGCTCCTGGCGTCTTATCAGAGCCCAGTTTTAAGAGAAGGAGGGACAATCCCAGCTTTTCCGAACAAACTTATCCTCACCTGGAATG tcacAGCTGTAGATCTCAGACAATCAGGCATAGAGACCTTAGAGCATGTGGCTGTTATGGTGACGATAACTCACCCACGACGTGGAAACATCGAGATTGTGCTCGTCTGCCCAAGCGGAATGACCTCGCTCATCGGAGCCAAAAGAGCCTTGGACAC agatgCCACTGGATTCACAGACTGGACTTTCTCCACTGTACGGTGCTGGGGAGAGAAAGCTGTAGGCCAGTACATGCTCCACGTCACTGACCACA GAGACGCATCATATTCTCTGGGCACTCTGAAGCACTGGAAGCTCACTCTGTACGGCTCGGAGATGTCCTTCCAGGAAGTGTTGAACAGACAGAG GTTTGTGGAGGAGGCGATGAGTGGCCAGTTTCTGAACAGCAATTTCTCAATGCCGTGTCCACCTGGCTTGGACATTCCTCCCGAAGTGGAGCTCCCATTTACCTCCAACACCCTCAAG aTTTTGCTGCTCTTGGGCTGCTTCGCTCTCTGCTGGTCCCTGTACTACATGCTGGAGCTGATGCTCACCCACTTGCACTGGCGTGGGACTGCCGCTGCAAAAGACGGCCAGTTTCTGGAAATGCAGATGCTGACGGACTTAGAGGCCAAAATGCCCCTCATAGGAAACGATGACGACACGTAG